A region from the Algoriphagus machipongonensis genome encodes:
- a CDS encoding S-adenosylmethionine:tRNA ribosyltransferase-isomerase translates to MAMKIPEIDLKAYEYTLPEDRIAKFPLEKRDSSKLLLYKNKSIQHLQFYNIPELIPSESLLVYNDTKVIPARLIFQRVTGARIEIFLLQPVAPTTVIPEIMLAKHPVTWETMIGNAKKWKEGETLHGLVTLGDKNIKLSAQLVDKNQRRVTFSWDDPEISFVDVVEGSGEVPLPPYLNRKPVEDDKNRYQTVYSEKEGAVAAPTAGLHFTNEILSKLKEKGVQTEQVTLHVSAGTFQPIKAEKITEHPMHSEQVHIPIGAIKNFIKHAGQIIAVGTTSVRTLESLYWFGVRLIRKETLEFFIPKLYPYENIENLPSSVEAFQSILEHMEKHNLDTLVGSTEIFIFPGYQYKVVKGLITNFHQPGSTLILLIATILGDDWKKVYEEALNNNYRFLSYGDSSLLWID, encoded by the coding sequence ATGGCTATGAAAATCCCTGAAATTGATTTAAAAGCATACGAATATACATTACCAGAAGATAGAATCGCCAAGTTCCCGCTTGAAAAGCGAGACTCTTCAAAGCTTTTGCTTTACAAAAATAAATCAATCCAGCATTTACAGTTTTACAATATCCCCGAATTAATCCCCTCAGAAAGCCTTTTGGTGTACAATGACACCAAGGTAATTCCTGCTAGATTAATCTTTCAAAGAGTCACCGGTGCCCGAATAGAAATTTTTTTACTTCAGCCAGTAGCACCAACTACGGTTATTCCAGAAATCATGCTTGCCAAGCACCCAGTAACTTGGGAAACAATGATAGGGAATGCTAAAAAATGGAAAGAAGGAGAAACGCTTCATGGTTTGGTAACCCTAGGTGATAAAAACATCAAGTTATCCGCCCAACTGGTAGACAAGAATCAAAGACGGGTCACCTTTTCCTGGGACGATCCAGAAATTTCTTTTGTGGATGTAGTTGAAGGAAGTGGAGAAGTACCACTCCCTCCTTATTTGAATAGAAAGCCTGTAGAAGATGATAAAAACAGGTATCAAACCGTTTATTCAGAAAAAGAAGGTGCGGTAGCAGCTCCTACAGCTGGATTGCATTTCACAAATGAAATCCTTTCAAAACTTAAAGAAAAAGGGGTTCAAACGGAACAAGTTACACTTCATGTCAGCGCTGGAACTTTTCAACCTATTAAGGCAGAAAAAATCACTGAGCACCCTATGCACAGCGAGCAAGTTCATATTCCAATAGGTGCGATAAAGAACTTCATCAAACATGCAGGGCAAATCATAGCCGTTGGTACCACATCTGTCAGAACTTTAGAAAGCTTGTATTGGTTTGGGGTAAGGCTTATTAGAAAGGAAACGCTAGAGTTTTTTATCCCAAAGCTATATCCATATGAAAACATTGAAAACCTCCCCTCTTCTGTTGAGGCATTTCAATCAATTCTAGAACATATGGAAAAACACAATCTGGACACCTTGGTAGGTTCAACGGAAATATTCATTTTTCCTGGTTATCAATATAAAGTAGTCAAGGGACTTATTACTAATTTTCATCAGCCCGGTTCAACCTTAATTTTACTGATCGCAACTATCCTAGGAGATGATTGGAAGAAAGTATATGAGGAAGCTCTAAACAATAACTATCGATTTTTGAGCTATGGGGACAGTAGTTTACTTTGGATTGATTAG